In Camelus dromedarius isolate mCamDro1 chromosome 4, mCamDro1.pat, whole genome shotgun sequence, the following are encoded in one genomic region:
- the TMEM237 gene encoding transmembrane protein 237 isoform X1: MRADSGLRVEEDHPRPPRALPPVPSANQDDIPLSRPKKKKPRTKTTLASASLEGLAQTAIHKPSEGSEPPAKEPVEHLEAPVQKRQRKPRLSLELETAFTQKTTSSPSLLPNENGINVEPAEEPVIQKPRRKTKKTRPAELHYANELGVEDEDIITDEQSSLEQQSVFTAPTGVSQPVGKVFVEKGRRFQAADRSELIKTTEKIDVSMDVKPSWTTRDVALSVHRAFRMIGLFSHGFLAGCAVWNIVVIYVLAGDQLSNLSNLLQQYKTLAYPFQSLLYLLLALSTISAFDRIDFAKTSVAIRNFLALDPTALASFLYFTALILSLSQQMTSDRIHLYTPSSVNGSLWAEGIEEQVLQPWIVVNLVVTLLVGLSWLFLSYRPGMDLSEELMFSSDVEDYPDKGIKASS, encoded by the exons atgatatTCCACTTAGTCGTCCTAAGAAAAAGAAGCCCAGAACAAAAACCACACTAG CTAGCGCTTCTTTAGAAGGTCTCGCTCAGACGGCCATTCATAAGCCATCTGAGGGCAGTGAGCCACCAGCTAAAGAACCTGTAGAACATCTGGAAGCTCCAGTTCaaaagagacagaggaagccGAGGCTCTCTCTTG AATTGGAGACTGCCTTTACCCAGAAGACGACGTCTAGTCCATCGTTATTACCAAATGAAAATGGTATCAACGTGGAGCCAGCTGAGGAGCCAGTTATTCAAAAACCTCGAAGGAAGACAAA GAAAACACGGCCAGCAGAATTACATTACGCCAATGAGCTAGGGGTGGAAGATGAAGACATCATCACTGATGAGCAGAGCAGTCTGGAACAGCAGTCTGTGTTCACTGCGCCCACTGGCGTTAGCCAGCCTGTGGGCAAAGTGTTTGTGGAAAAAGGCC GGCGATTCCAGGCTGCTGATCGTTCAGAGCTGATAAAGACCACAGAAAAGATAGATGTGTCCATGGATGTGAAGCCTTCCTGGACTACTAGAGATGTTGCATTGTCAGTGCACCGTGCTTTCAG GATGATCGGTCTCTTTTCTCACGGCTTCTTGGCTGGCTGTGCTGTGTGGAATATTGTTGTGATATATGTTCTAGCAGGAGATCAGCTTTCTAACCTCTCAAACCTTCTGCAACAATACAAGACCTTAGCATATCCATTCCAGAGTCTTCTCTACTTGCTTTTGGCTCTGAGTACAATTTCGGCTTTTGACAG gaTCGACTTTGCTAAAACATCAGTAGCAATCAGAAATTTTCTTGCCCTGGATCCAACAGCTTTAGCATCTTTCT TGTACTTTACTGCTCTTATATTATCTCTGAGTCAGCAAATGACAAGTGACAGAATCCACCTTTACACACCTTCTTCTGTTAACGGCAGCCTCTG GGCAGAAGGAATTGAGGAACAGGTTCTCCAGCCATGGATTGTGGTGAATCTGGTGGTGACCCTTCTGGTTGGATTATCTTGGCTATTTTTGTCTTACAGGCCAGGCATGGATCTTAGTGAag AGCTGATGTTCTCCTCTGATGTGGAAGACTACCCCGATAAAGGAATCAAAGCCTCTTCATAG
- the TMEM237 gene encoding transmembrane protein 237 isoform X2, protein MGKKQVRPPRALPPVPSANQDDIPLSRPKKKKPRTKTTLASASLEGLAQTAIHKPSEGSEPPAKEPVEHLEAPVQKRQRKPRLSLELETAFTQKTTSSPSLLPNENGINVEPAEEPVIQKPRRKTKKTRPAELHYANELGVEDEDIITDEQSSLEQQSVFTAPTGVSQPVGKVFVEKGRRFQAADRSELIKTTEKIDVSMDVKPSWTTRDVALSVHRAFRMIGLFSHGFLAGCAVWNIVVIYVLAGDQLSNLSNLLQQYKTLAYPFQSLLYLLLALSTISAFDRIDFAKTSVAIRNFLALDPTALASFLYFTALILSLSQQMTSDRIHLYTPSSVNGSLWAEGIEEQVLQPWIVVNLVVTLLVGLSWLFLSYRPGMDLSEELMFSSDVEDYPDKGIKASS, encoded by the exons atgatatTCCACTTAGTCGTCCTAAGAAAAAGAAGCCCAGAACAAAAACCACACTAG CTAGCGCTTCTTTAGAAGGTCTCGCTCAGACGGCCATTCATAAGCCATCTGAGGGCAGTGAGCCACCAGCTAAAGAACCTGTAGAACATCTGGAAGCTCCAGTTCaaaagagacagaggaagccGAGGCTCTCTCTTG AATTGGAGACTGCCTTTACCCAGAAGACGACGTCTAGTCCATCGTTATTACCAAATGAAAATGGTATCAACGTGGAGCCAGCTGAGGAGCCAGTTATTCAAAAACCTCGAAGGAAGACAAA GAAAACACGGCCAGCAGAATTACATTACGCCAATGAGCTAGGGGTGGAAGATGAAGACATCATCACTGATGAGCAGAGCAGTCTGGAACAGCAGTCTGTGTTCACTGCGCCCACTGGCGTTAGCCAGCCTGTGGGCAAAGTGTTTGTGGAAAAAGGCC GGCGATTCCAGGCTGCTGATCGTTCAGAGCTGATAAAGACCACAGAAAAGATAGATGTGTCCATGGATGTGAAGCCTTCCTGGACTACTAGAGATGTTGCATTGTCAGTGCACCGTGCTTTCAG GATGATCGGTCTCTTTTCTCACGGCTTCTTGGCTGGCTGTGCTGTGTGGAATATTGTTGTGATATATGTTCTAGCAGGAGATCAGCTTTCTAACCTCTCAAACCTTCTGCAACAATACAAGACCTTAGCATATCCATTCCAGAGTCTTCTCTACTTGCTTTTGGCTCTGAGTACAATTTCGGCTTTTGACAG gaTCGACTTTGCTAAAACATCAGTAGCAATCAGAAATTTTCTTGCCCTGGATCCAACAGCTTTAGCATCTTTCT TGTACTTTACTGCTCTTATATTATCTCTGAGTCAGCAAATGACAAGTGACAGAATCCACCTTTACACACCTTCTTCTGTTAACGGCAGCCTCTG GGCAGAAGGAATTGAGGAACAGGTTCTCCAGCCATGGATTGTGGTGAATCTGGTGGTGACCCTTCTGGTTGGATTATCTTGGCTATTTTTGTCTTACAGGCCAGGCATGGATCTTAGTGAag AGCTGATGTTCTCCTCTGATGTGGAAGACTACCCCGATAAAGGAATCAAAGCCTCTTCATAG